CACGGCCTTCCTGGCGATCATGCAGAACTTCGCCGCGGAGCGGCTCTCGCTGGCCACCCAGGCGTACGCCATCGCGCAGCGTTCCGTGGAGCTGGCGGTGCGCTGGTGCCGGGACCGGTCCACGTTCGGCCGTCCCCTGGCGAGCCGGCAGCTCGTCCGGCACCGGCTGGCCGAGATGCACACCCGCGCCGAGGCCGCCCGCGCGTACGTGCACCAGGTGGCGGCGCGGGTCGCGGCGGGCGAGCCGGTGGTGACCGAGGTGGCGATGGCGAAGAACGTCGCGGTGGCCGCCTGCGCCGAGGTGGTCGACCAGGCGCTCCAACTGCACGGCGGCTACGGCTACCTGCGCGACGCCGAGGTCGAGCGGCACTACCGCGACGCCCGGATCCTCGGCATCGGCGGCGGCACCACCGAGATCATGAACGAGATCATCGCGAAGGGCATGGGCCTATGACCACCTTGCGCAGCGCGATCGACCCGTCCTCGCCGGGTTACCACGCCAACCGGGAGGCCCTGCTGGAGCGCCTCGCCGAGCTGGACGCCGCCCTCGACCAGGCCCGCGCCGGTGGCGGTGAGAAGTACGTGGCCCGGCACCACGGGCGCGGCAAGCTGCTCCCCCGGGAGCGGATCGAGCTGCTGCTCGACCCGGACAGCCCGTTCCTGGAGCTGTCCCCGGTGGCGGCGTACGGCACCGACTTTCCCGTCGGCGCCAGCGTGGTGACCGGCATCGGCGTCGTCGAGGGCGTCGAGTGCCTGGTCGTCGCGAACGACCCGACGGTACGCGGCGGCGCGGTGAACCCGTGGTCGCTTGCCAAGACCCGTCGGGCGGGCGAGATCGCCCTGGCCAACCGGCTGCCGATGGTGAACCTGGTCGAGTCGGCCGGCGCGGACCTGCCCACCCAGGCGGAGATCTTCATCCCGGGCGGACGGGTGTTCCGCGACCTGACCCGGCTCTCGGCCGCGAAGATCCCCACGGTCAGCGTGGTCTTCGGCAACGCCACCGCCGGGGGCGCGTACGTGCCGGGGATGTCCGACCACGTGATCATGATCCGGGACCGGTCGCAGGTCTACCTGGCCGGGCCGCCGCTGGTGAAGATGGCCACCGGCGAGGTCACCGACGACGAGTCCCTCGGCGGGGCGGCCATGCACGCCACGACGTCCGGGCTCGCGGACTTCCTGGCCGCCGACGAGCGCGACGGCATCCGGTTGGCCCGGCAGTGCGTACGCCGGCTGAACTGGCGCAAGCAGGGCCCGCCGCCGCGCGACCCGTCCCCGCAGCCGCCGAGGTACGACCCGGAGGAGCTGCTCGGCATCGCCAGCGCCGACCTGAAGGTGCCGTTCGACCCGCGCGAGGTGCTGGCCCGGGTGCTCGACGGCAGCGAGTTCGACGAGTTCAAGCCGGCCTACGGCACCGCCCTAGTCGCCGGCTGGGGCGAGCTGCACGGCTATCCCGTCGGGGTGCTGGCCAACGCGCGGGGCGTGCTGTTCAGCGAGGAGGCGCAGAAGGCGACCCAGTTCATCCAGCTCGCGAACGCCGCCGACACCCCGCTGGTCTTCCTCCAGAACACCACCGGCTACATGGTCGGCACCGAGTACGAGCAGCGCGGCATCATCAAGCACGGCGCCCTGATGATCAACGCGGTGTCGAACTCGACCGTGCCGCACCTGACGGTCAACCTCGGCGCCTCCTACGGCGCCGGCAACTACGGCATGTGCGGGCGGGCGTACGAGCCGAGGTTCCTGTTCACCTGGCCGAACGCCAAGTCGGCGGTGATGGGGCCGGCGCAGCTCGCGGGCGTGCTGTCCATCGTGGCCCGGCAGGCCGCCGCCGCCCGGGGCCGGGACTACGACGAGGACTCCGACGCCGCGATGCGGATGATGGTCGAGCAGCAGATCGAGTCGCAGT
The window above is part of the Micromonospora sp. M71_S20 genome. Proteins encoded here:
- a CDS encoding acyl-CoA carboxylase subunit beta; this translates as MTTLRSAIDPSSPGYHANREALLERLAELDAALDQARAGGGEKYVARHHGRGKLLPRERIELLLDPDSPFLELSPVAAYGTDFPVGASVVTGIGVVEGVECLVVANDPTVRGGAVNPWSLAKTRRAGEIALANRLPMVNLVESAGADLPTQAEIFIPGGRVFRDLTRLSAAKIPTVSVVFGNATAGGAYVPGMSDHVIMIRDRSQVYLAGPPLVKMATGEVTDDESLGGAAMHATTSGLADFLAADERDGIRLARQCVRRLNWRKQGPPPRDPSPQPPRYDPEELLGIASADLKVPFDPREVLARVLDGSEFDEFKPAYGTALVAGWGELHGYPVGVLANARGVLFSEEAQKATQFIQLANAADTPLVFLQNTTGYMVGTEYEQRGIIKHGALMINAVSNSTVPHLTVNLGASYGAGNYGMCGRAYEPRFLFTWPNAKSAVMGPAQLAGVLSIVARQAAAARGRDYDEDSDAAMRMMVEQQIESQSGALFLSGRLYDDGVIDPRDTRTVLGLCLSAIHNAPVRGADGFGVFRM